Within the Oncorhynchus clarkii lewisi isolate Uvic-CL-2024 chromosome 2, UVic_Ocla_1.0, whole genome shotgun sequence genome, the region TCGTCTCATTCATTATTTTAGGTTGCGGGATTGCCATGTTGATAATATCAGTCTTGATAGCCATATACTATAACATAATAATGTGCTGGACATTGTACTACCTGTTCGCTTCGTTGAAGGGCTCACTCCCCTGGGCGAACTGCAAGAACAAATGGAACACTCAACACTGCATGGACAAAGACATGCTTCTTCTTGGTAAGTATTCAGAAGACAGAACACCTTCCAATTTGGAATGCAAGGATTCATTGTTGTTAGAAATGTTTATTGTGAGAAAATACTGTGCATTTAATTTATTCAGGGCTATAAAATCCAAATACATTGATTTATTCATACCACCTCAATTTTAGCCACCACAGAACTTTAACTACTCACACATGCTACCACCCACTTTCTTCGCTTTTGTTCTCCTGTCAGATTCATGCATTCTGCGGGATGGGAACGCCACCTCTATAAGGAATACTACACTATGTTTGTCTGCTGATGTCATTGGGAATCTGAGCAAACTCACTAACATCACATCTGAGATCAACAAAACCTATGTCAGCCCAAGTGAAGAGTATTTTAAGTACGTATTGTTTATTATGTTAGGCTAtgtaatacaattttaaaaaatatgtctgctgtgtgtgtgtgtgactgaagtTAAATTTTTCAGTGAAAATAATATCTTATTGATTTGAAGGCATTGCGTTGTAGCCTGAtgtctcccactccctctctccatgcagatATAATGTACTGAACATCTCCAGAGGAATAGAATACCCAGGGGAAATCCGCTGGCCTCTGGCCCTCTGTCTTCTCTTGGCATGGGTTATTGTCTACGCCTCACTGGCTAAAGGAATCAAATCATCTGGGAAGGTAATCATTGTCACTTTCCAGCCAACATACTTATATTATTCTTTTGAGGCTTTTCTTAAGAGATATATGTTGTGGTCATTGGTGTCTGTTTTTGGATTGTTGTCTTTGTGCCTACGTTGCTGCACTGATTGACAATAGGATTATAGGATTATTCAAgtttttctattctattttattgGATTGGATTCTGTTggattctgttctattctataggTGGTGTATTTCACGGCTACGTTCCCCTACGTGGTGCTGGTGATTCTGCTGGTCAGAGGAGTTACTCTGCCTGGAGCTGGGGATGGCATCCTCTACTTCATCACTCCCAAGTGGGAGAAACTCTACGATGCCAAGGTGTGGAAGGATGCTGCAACCCAGATCTTCTTCTCCTTGTCAGCAGCCTGGGGTGGACTCATCACGCTGTCCTCCTACAACAAGTTCCATAACAACTGCTACAGGTGAGCAGGGTTAAACCTTATGGGacggtttcccggacacagattctCTATTGGGTATGCTTCTTACTCCAGAACTAGTCTTAAGGGTCCAGGAAACATGCCCTACATGCAAACTATACTGTAGATGCAATTTCAGACTGTCTTTGATCTTTTAGGGACACCATCATTGTGGCCTGCACCAACAGTGCCACCAGCATCTTTGCAGGGTTTGTCATCTTCTCTGTCATCGGGTTTATGGCTCATGAGCTGAAAGTGCCCATCGAACAGGTGGCTGATGGGGGTAAAGAAAACCGTTATTCTAGTCTATTAAAATAACTTTTTGAGGTAATATTAGTGTAACTAGACAGTTCTGTTGTCTTGTTGTGATTCTGCAGGTCCAGGCATAGCCTTCGTAGTGTATCCAGAGGCCCTCACCAGacttcctttctctcctttctgggcCATCATCTTCTTCCTCATGCTACTCACCCTGGGACTGGATACCATGGTAACTATTGTTCTGCTTTCTGTTTTCTGTGGATGTAAGTGTTTGTATTTAATAACTTGGTGGTCTTTTATTTAaaattaatctttatttaactaggcaagtcagttaagaacacatttttattttaaaatgacgtcctaccaaaccctcccctaacccggacgatgctgggtcaattgtgcgtcgccctaatGGTTCATTGGGTTGATAAGACCTCCGCAAGGTCTTCATGGTTGATAAGACCTCCGCAGGGTCTTCGTGGTCGATAAGACCTCCACAGGGTCTTAGTGGTCGATAAGACCTCCACAAGGTCTTAGTGGTTGATGAGACCTCCGCAGGGTCTTCGTGGTCGGCAGGGTCTTAGTGGTTGATAAGACCTCCACAAGGTCTTAGTGGTTGATTAGACCTCCACAAGGTCTTAGTGGTTGATAAGACCTCCACAAGGTCTTAGTGGTTGATAAGACCTCCACAAGGTCTTAGTGGTTGATGAGACCTCCGCAGGGTCTTCGTAGTCGATAAGACCTCCACAAGGTCTTAGTGGTTGATGAGACCTCCACAGGGTCTTAGTGGTTCATTGTAAGTATGTGTAGTACCAAGATTATGTCATTTTGCTTTCTGTTGCTCGACGGAATCTATTGTATTAACTAAGCATCTACTGTCCCTGTCTCAGTTTGCCACCGTTGAGACCATAGTGACGTCTGTGTCAGATGAGTTCCCCAGATATCTGAGGAAGTACAAGGCCCTCTTCACCCTGGGGTGCTGCACCTCTTTCTACATCCTGGGGTACCCCTTGATCACAGAGGTAAGGCCTAATCTGATCATCAGCATTCATTCATCTGTAGCGTTTACCATAAATGACGTATGCCTTGATAAGGCGCTGTGTCGTGCGCTGCTCTGCAACAACTAGATCCCGGCCCTAGTCATTTTTGTCAATatcgcaaatgtattaaacagtTTAGGTGTCTGAGTGGCACATCTCAAACACTAAGGATACACAGTCAAACTAATAGAATGACATTGAGAGTCAGTGAGGCTGTGTAGAGGACTGCTATGTTTTCAGTGCTCTGATGGGTCTTGTATCCCATCTTGGCAGAATGGAATGTATATGCTTCAGCTGCTGGACACATATGCAGGCTCATACTCTCTGATCATCATCGCCATCTTTGAACTTGTGGGAGTATCATACATTTATGGTGAGTCATGTATAGTCTTGACAGCCACTGGTCCAGTGTTTGTACAGTTTTTTTCAGACTGTATTCGAAAGATACCGTATTCGACAAAGACCTTAAATGGTATAAGCCTTCCTGTAAATGTTTTCAAGATATGCTTTACTAATTGTAGTTGAGTAACATTATCAACCTTGGTACTGTGTGTGAAAGGACTCAAACTAACTGGTTGTTGTGTTCTAGGTCTGACGAGGTTCTGTGAAGACATTGAAATGATGATCGGGTTCCAGCCAAACATATTCTGGAGGGTCTGCTGGGCCTTTGTGACCCCCACCATTCTCACAGTAGGTGCTACCATCCCCAGGCCAAGATTAAATATATTCTGTATTCTCATGTTGCTCTGTGTGATTTTATATAGAACATGTTGCTTTCAGCATAAGAAACGGTGTTAACTGCATAAAAATCTAATTACATGGGCATTGTGCATCACTATACCATGTCAGTCATAATGTTTCCATGAGTGTTCTagtccagggtttcccaaacttggtcctggggcccaccctgggtgcacattttggtttttgccctagcactacacagctgattgaaataaccaactaatcatcaagctttgattattgaatcatctgtgtagtgctagggtaaaaaccaaaacgtgcacccaggatGGGCCCCAGGACTGATAATGCACCCTGTTCTAGACAAATGCAGGGGCTTTATCCCTTCTAATAATGATATTTCTATAGTTCACCTAATGCTCAGTAGCCTTTAATGTCTTGGTTGTCCCTGTCTTCTGCCTGTACTACAGTTTATCCTGGGTCTGAGTCTGTACCACTGGAAGGTGATGACCTATGAGACCTACACCTACCCCACCTGGTCCATGGTGATGGGCTGGCTCATGGTGGTGTGTTCTGTTATCTGGATCCCCATCATGTTTGGCATCAAGATGCACCTGGCCCCCGGCACCTTCATCCAGGTATGAAATTATTTACTGTAGTTATCCCCCTGCTAAAGACATTTACTGTAGCTCCTCCTCCCCCTGATAAAGACATTTAATGTagctcccccctccccctgctaAAGACATTTACTGTAGCTCCCCTCCCGCCACTAAAGACATTTCCTGTAGCCACCCTCCCTACTAAAGACATTTACTGTTGCTCCACCCTCCCCTGCTAAAGACATTTAATGTAGCTCCCCTTCACTCTTCTGAAGACATTTACTGTAGACACCCTCTCTGCTAAAGACATTTACTGTAGCTTTACCCTACTAAAGACATTTACTGTAGCTCCCCCCTTCCCCACTAAAGACATTTACTgtaactcccccctcccccactaaagacatgtcatgtactgtcatgttgtgtcttgtctctgtcctttcccttcaccctgtctccctctgctggtcgttgttaggttaccttttctcccccgctttcccccagctgttccttgtctcctctaactacccattcaccccgtttcccacctgttccctttttccctctgattaggtccctatatctctctctgtttctgttcctgtccttgtcggattcttgtttgttgtgtttcatgcctgagccagactatcgtcatgtttgctgtaaccttgtcctgtcctgtcggaatctgccggtctatctgagcctacctatgtttggttattaaagaagctctgtttaagttagttcgcttttgggtcctcattcactcaccataacagaagaatccgaccaagaatggacccagcgacttcggatcctctccactcagccgtcgggatccagggagcgatgctaggcagacacgagcaggaagtgtctgctgctcgacatgccgttgagaccctggccacccaagtctccaacctcacagaacaggttcaccatctccgcctcgatccaccggccacttccagggctttcgaatctccggagcccagaatcaataacccgccgtgttactctggggagcccactgaatgccgctcgttcctcacccagtgtgatattgtgttttctctccagcccaacacttactccaggagcactgctcgtgtcgcctacgtcatatctctccttattggacgggctcgtgagtggggcacggcaatctgggaggcaagggctgagtgtactaaccagtatcaagactttaaggaggagatgatacgggtttttgatcgatctgtttttggggaggaggcttccagggccctgtcttccctacgtcaaggcaatcgatccataacagactactctattgagtttcgcactcttgctgtctccagtggctggaacgagccggccttgctcgctcgtcttctggagggtttccgcgcagaggtaaaggatgagattctctcccgggaggttccttccagcgtggattccttgattgaactcgctattcgcattgagcgacgggttgatcttcgtcaccgagctcgtggagaggagctcgcgctctccgtcgcctccctctccgcatcactaccatcttcctctgccggctcgggtgctgagcccatgcagctgggaggtatccgcatctcgactaaggagagggaacggagaatcaccaaccgcctctgtctctattgcggttccgctggtcattttgtcatttcatgtccagtaaaaggccagagctcgtcagtaagcggagggctactggtgagcgctactactcctgtctctccttcaagatcctgcactaccttgtcggtccatctacgctggaccggttcgtcagcttcctgcagtgccttaatagactctggggcggagggctgttttatggacgagacctgggctcgggaacatgacattcctctcagacagttaaaggagcccacggccttgttcgccctggatggtagtcctctccccaggattcagcgtgagacgctacctttaaccctcactgtttctggtaatcatagtgaaaccatttcttttttaatttttcgttcaccttttacacctgttgttttgggccatccctggctagtttgtcataatccttccattaattggtctagtaattctatcctctcctggaacgtctcttgtcatgtgaaatgtttaatgtctgctatccctcctgtttcctctgtctcttcttcacaggaggagcctggtgatttgacaggggtgccggaggaatatcacgatctgcgcacggtgttcagtcggtccag harbors:
- the LOC139378463 gene encoding sodium- and chloride-dependent glycine transporter 2-like; this encodes MARATDCSEEMNNRQVSDPSTQESLPQSDNGAVGVAINKQDNVPDLPSSNWQNPSKTEEQTFSQPVDRPNTRNGTFKTDAPAMHNTDVDGAECATVDHFTTHSHGTDSCPNESVTTSPVEQNGTGTEISPTTVILETDGNISVLPGTVTGDGDDDDEGGDENKARGNWSNKMDFILSMVGYAVGLGNVWRFPYLAFQNGGGAFLIPYLIMLGLAGIPIFLLEVSLGQFASQGPVSVWKAIPALQGCGIAMLIISVLIAIYYNIIMCWTLYYLFASLKGSLPWANCKNKWNTQHCMDKDMLLLDSCILRDGNATSIRNTTLCLSADVIGNLSKLTNITSEINKTYVSPSEEYFKYNVLNISRGIEYPGEIRWPLALCLLLAWVIVYASLAKGIKSSGKVVYFTATFPYVVLVILLVRGVTLPGAGDGILYFITPKWEKLYDAKVWKDAATQIFFSLSAAWGGLITLSSYNKFHNNCYRDTIIVACTNSATSIFAGFVIFSVIGFMAHELKVPIEQVADGGPGIAFVVYPEALTRLPFSPFWAIIFFLMLLTLGLDTMFATVETIVTSVSDEFPRYLRKYKALFTLGCCTSFYILGYPLITENGMYMLQLLDTYAGSYSLIIIAIFELVGVSYIYGLTRFCEDIEMMIGFQPNIFWRVCWAFVTPTILTFILGLSLYHWKVMTYETYTYPTWSMVMGWLMVVCSVIWIPIMFGIKMHLAPGTFIQRLKLVCSPQPDWGPFLMKHRGERYKNMIDPLGTNSLGLILPPKGLGQTQC